The following proteins are co-located in the Dehalococcoidales bacterium genome:
- the acpP gene encoding acyl carrier protein, translated as MSAAEETIKDIIVKIVHCDRKILTPESTFQDMKADSLDMVQVLVALEDEFGIEIPDEEAQKFKNFGDFVSFVEARVAEKK; from the coding sequence ATGTCTGCTGCAGAAGAAACCATCAAGGATATTATTGTCAAGATCGTGCACTGTGACCGGAAAATTCTCACCCCCGAGTCTACCTTCCAGGATATGAAGGCTGATTCTCTGGATATGGTGCAGGTGCTGGTCGCCCTGGAAGATGAGTTCGGCATCGAGATTCCTGATGAAGAGGCTCAGAAGTTCAAGAATTTCGGCGATTTTGTTTCCTTCGTTGAGGCGCGCGTAGCCGAGAAGAAATAG
- the plsX gene encoding phosphate acyltransferase PlsX → MTDTGRRVKIAVDAMGGDYAPEEIVKGAVAAAQRGDVEPVLVGPLNILEAELAKYSISGLPISCVNADNFIKEEENPALSVRRNPRSSIAVAARLVRDGEADGLLGATATGSLIASAIQYLGMIEGIARPVIGGVLSGLAPKTALFDLGVNIDCKPQHLLTFAIIGTVYARIFLDIPNPTVGLLNVGREEGKGNTVVREAYPLLQGSGLNFIGNVEGNAVLTGGANVIVCDAFVGNALMKLCESSVGAMGGYFKSKMKSHPFVGLLVKGKVKNLLKSLVSSDSVGGGLIWGIDGVVVKIHGHSQAAEVTTKLGMARLAVERGVVSCLKTELSKMLEHTN, encoded by the coding sequence ATGACTGATACCGGACGTAGAGTAAAGATAGCCGTTGATGCAATGGGTGGTGATTATGCCCCTGAGGAGATAGTGAAGGGTGCCGTGGCTGCTGCTCAGAGGGGGGATGTCGAGCCGGTACTGGTTGGCCCTCTCAATATCCTGGAAGCGGAGCTGGCTAAGTATAGTATTTCCGGTCTACCGATTAGCTGTGTTAATGCCGATAATTTCATCAAGGAGGAAGAGAATCCGGCCCTGTCAGTGCGCCGTAATCCCCGTTCCTCGATTGCGGTGGCGGCCAGGTTGGTAAGAGACGGTGAGGCCGACGGTCTGCTCGGTGCTACCGCTACCGGTTCACTGATTGCCAGTGCTATACAGTATCTCGGTATGATAGAGGGGATAGCTCGCCCGGTCATCGGTGGAGTCTTAAGCGGCCTTGCTCCGAAGACGGCGCTGTTCGACCTCGGTGTCAATATAGACTGTAAACCGCAGCACCTGCTTACCTTTGCCATCATAGGTACTGTTTATGCTAGAATATTTCTGGATATTCCCAATCCTACGGTAGGGCTGTTGAATGTTGGCAGAGAGGAGGGCAAGGGTAATACAGTGGTCAGGGAGGCCTATCCTCTCTTGCAAGGGAGCGGCTTGAATTTCATCGGCAATGTCGAGGGTAATGCCGTTCTGACCGGAGGCGCCAATGTAATTGTCTGTGATGCCTTTGTCGGTAATGCTCTTATGAAGCTCTGCGAAAGCTCCGTCGGTGCTATGGGCGGTTATTTCAAAAGCAAGATGAAGAGCCATCCCTTTGTCGGGCTTCTGGTTAAAGGTAAGGTCAAGAACCTGCTGAAATCGCTGGTCTCATCCGACAGCGTCGGCGGCGGTCTCATCTGGGGTATCGACGGGGTGGTGGTTAAGATCCATGGTCACAGTCAGGCTGCTGAGGTAACCACCAAGCTGGGAATGGCCAGGCTGGCGGTAGAGCGTGGTGTGGTGAGTTGCTTGAAAACAGAGTTGAGCAAGATGCTGGAACATACCAATTAA
- a CDS encoding MaoC family dehydratase, with protein MFEIPRPADFHQGSSLPVVVKRVTQREINLYAEASGDFNPIHIDEAFAAATPLGGTIAHGMLILAYASEMMTRAFGRSWLEGGRLSVRFKAAARPEATITTSGKVDAIEDRDGVPYAHCSLECCNQKGEVIITGEAVVKLQ; from the coding sequence TTGTTCGAGATACCAAGACCAGCAGACTTCCATCAAGGTTCAAGTCTTCCTGTGGTGGTCAAGCGTGTCACTCAGCGTGAGATTAATCTTTATGCTGAGGCCAGCGGTGATTTTAACCCCATTCATATTGATGAAGCCTTTGCCGCAGCGACCCCGCTCGGCGGGACCATAGCTCACGGTATGCTCATTCTGGCTTACGCTTCGGAGATGATGACCAGGGCGTTCGGACGGAGCTGGCTTGAGGGGGGACGGCTTTCCGTTCGCTTCAAAGCGGCCGCCCGGCCTGAGGCTACCATAACCACCAGCGGGAAGGTTGACGCCATCGAGGATAGAGATGGAGTCCCGTATGCCCATTGCAGTCTGGAATGCTGCAACCAGAAGGGTGAGGTGATAATTACCGGTGAGGCGGTGGTTAAGCTTCAGTAG
- a CDS encoding MaoC family dehydratase, whose translation MENKENSSSPASLKDLPIGYQFPSVSYELTESIIAKYLGAVGDQQDFLKAGIVPPLAIAACAITALSQSFAVPPGSIHASQELEFLGIVPVGSTISCGGKIAHRLERGRLNLMSIEISALNQDEQEVLTGKATIAIPN comes from the coding sequence ATGGAAAACAAAGAAAATAGCAGTTCGCCGGCGAGTTTGAAGGATCTACCGATAGGTTACCAGTTCCCATCGGTTAGCTATGAACTGACGGAATCGATTATTGCCAAATACCTGGGCGCAGTCGGCGATCAGCAGGATTTCTTAAAGGCAGGGATAGTCCCTCCCCTGGCTATAGCGGCTTGTGCTATAACGGCACTGTCGCAGTCTTTTGCAGTACCTCCGGGCTCGATACACGCCTCTCAGGAGCTTGAGTTTCTTGGAATAGTACCCGTGGGGTCTACCATAAGCTGCGGTGGAAAGATAGCCCATCGGTTGGAGCGTGGCAGGTTAAATCTAATGTCGATTGAAATAAGCGCTCTGAATCAAGATGAGCAAGAGGTTCTGACCGGAAAAGCTACTATAGCCATACCAAACTAA